Part of the Georgenia sp. TF02-10 genome, TCGTGTGAGCGATGGCGATGAAGCCGTGCCGCTGGGCACTGTCCAAGATGATCGGCTCCGACCCCACGGCACAAGTGGGGTTGCCACAAGTAACCTTGTCAACCCTGCCGATACAGAGTGGCCTGACTGATCCCCGACCCAGCCGGTCTGTCGACCCAGCCCGTGCCGGGGACCCGCATCTCAGGCCGGGTAGACCGCCACCTCCGCCGCCTTCACCGCGAGAAGGACCCGCATGCCAGGCGCCAGGCCGAGCCCGGCCACCGACGTGGGCGTGATGTCGGCGGCGAGCCGGTGCCCGCCGTCGGTCACGGTCCGCACCCGGACGAGCTCGCCCTGCTGCTCCAGCCCGAGCACCGTCACCGGCACCGTGTTGCGGGGACTGCCACCGGGCGGGTCACGGTGGACGGAGACGGCACGCGGCGCGACCGAGGCCGCCACCGCCGCCCCCGCCCGGCAGGCGGGGTCGACCAGGCCGTGCAGGACCAGCTCGGGTCCCGCCGTCGGCGTCCCCGCGCGGACGGGTGCCGCGGGCGGCACGATCACCGCGCCGTCGGGCCGGAGCCGGCCGGGCAGGAGGTTCACCCCGGCCAGGGACGCGGCGAACCCGGACCGCGGGCGGGTGAGCACCTCCAGCGTCGACCCCTCCTCGACCACCGCGCCGTGCTCCAGGACGACGACGGCGTCGGCCACGGCCAGGACGTCGAGCAGGTCGTGGGTCACCAGGACCGCGGTGCGGCGGGCCGCCCGCAGCACCTCCCGGAGGAGCTGGCGCATGGCGGCGGCGGCCTCGACGTCCAGCGCCGAGAGGGGCTCGTCCAGCAGGACCACCGCCGGGTCCGGGGCCAGGGCGCGGGCCAGCGCGACCCGCTGGGCCTGCCCGCCGGAGAGCTGGCCCGGCCGCCGCCCGGCCAGCTCGGCCGCGCCGACCTGCGCCAGCCGCTCCCGGGCCAGCGCGGCGGCGGCCCGGCGCCCCGCACCGGTGGCGCGCGGCCCGAACGCGACGTTCTCCAGCGCGGTCAGGTGGGGGAACAGCAGCGGCTCCTGGGCCAGCAGCGAGACCCGCCGGCCGTGCGGCGGCAACCAGGTCCGGGCGTCGGCCACCACCCGGCCGGCGATCGTCACCGCCCCGGCCGTCGGGCGGAGGAGCCCGGCCGCCAGCGCCAGCAGCGTGGACTTGCCGGCCCCGTTCGCGCCGAGCACGCCGAGGACCTGCCCGGCGGGGAGGTCGACGTCCAGCCGGACGTCACGGTCGGCGACGGCCGCGTGCACCGCCAGGCCGGTGCCCCGGCCGTCAGGGGGCGGACCATCAGGGGACGGACCATCAGGGGACGGGGCCGCGGGGCCCGACGGCCCGGTGCGCACGCCCGTCCGGCCCGGCGGCTCGGTCATCGGACCGCCGCCGCCCGACCGCGCTGCGTCATCAGCACCATGACGGCGGCGACGGCGATGAGGAGGACGGACAGGGCGAGCGCGGCATCGGGGTCGGTCTCGCGCTGGAGGTAGATCTCCAGCGGCAGGGTCCGGGTGACGCCCTGCAGCGAGCCGGCGAACGTCAGCGTGGCGCCGAACTCCCCGAGCGCCCGGGCGAAGGCCAGCGCGGTGCCCGACGCCAGCGCCGGCGCGAGCAGCGGGAGGGTGACGCGCCGCAGCACGGTGGTGGGCCGGGCCCCGAGGGTGGCCGCGACCTCCTCGTGCCGCCGGCCGGCCGTGCGGACCGCCCCCTCGAGGGAGATGACGAGGAACGGCAGGGAGACGAAGGTCTGGGCCAGGACCACGGCCGCCGTCGTGAACGCGATGTCGATCCCGAGGGCCTCCAGGTGCCCGCCGAGCAGGCCGCGCCGGCCCAGCGTGGTCAGCAGCGCGAGGCCGGAGACGACCGGGGGCAGCACCAGCGGCAGCAGGACGAGCGTGCGGAGCACCCGCCGGCCCGGCAGCCGGGTGCGGGCCAGGACCAGGGCCAGGGGCACCCCGAGGACGACGACGAGGACGGTCGCCGCGGCGGAGGTCCGCAGGCTCAGGGCCAGCGCGGCGAGGGACGCCTCGGAGGTGAGGAGCGCGGGCAGCCGCGTCCACGGGACGCGGGCCAGCATCCCGAGCACCGGCACGGCCAGGAGCAGCAGACCCATCGTGGCGGGCAGGAAGACCCAGCGGGGCAGGCCGGCGCCGGGACCCGTCGCCCGTTGCCCGGTCGCCCGGTGCCCGGGCGCCCGGGGACCGGCTGCCCGCGCGGCCGCCGGCGGCGGCCCGGTGCCCTCCGGACCCGGCCCGGTCATGGCAGCCGGAACCCGGCGTCGGCCAGGACCTGGCGGCCCTGCTCGCCGGTGACCGTCTCGACCCAGAGCCGGGCGAGGCCGGGGTCTTCGGCGTCGGCCAGGACGGCGAGCGGGTACCGGTTGACCACCTCGGCGGCGCCGGGGACCGCGATGACCTCGACCGCGTCCCCGGCCGCCGTGGCGTCGGTGGTGTAGACGAGGCCGGCGTCGGCCTGGCCGGCGGTGACCTTGCCGAGCACGTCGGTGACGCTGGACTCCTCGCTCACCGGTGCCAGCGTGACGCCCGCGCGGTCGGCGAGCTGGGCGGTGGCCGCCCCGCAGGGCACCTGCGGCGCGCACACGACCAGGTGGGCCTCGTCGAGGCTGGCGTCCAGGCCGGTGACGCCCGCCGGGTTGCCCGGCGGCACCACCAGGGTCAGCACGTTCTCGGCGAAGATCGTCGGCTCGGCGGCGACCACGCCCGCGGCGACGGCGTCCGCCATGGTGGTTTCGTCGGCGGTGGCGAGGACGTCGGCCGGCGCGCCGGCGCCAACCTGCGCGACCAGGTCCGCGGAGCCGGCGAAGGAGAACGTGACGCGCACCCCGGGGTGCTGCGCCTCCAGCGTCTCGGCGATGTCCGTGAACACCCGGGTCAGCGAGGCCGCGGCGAAGACCGTGAGCTCGCCCGACGGCGACTCTCCGGCTGCCTCGGTTGCGGTGCCCGCGGGGGTGCCCGCCGTCCAGTCGGCCGCGCCCGTGCCCGGGTCTGCCGCCGACCCCCCGCACGCCGCGAGGGCGGGGAGCAGGGCCAGGGCCGCCGCGGCGACGAGCCGGCCGCGGACGAGGCGGCGGCCGCTGGTGCTGGTGCTGGTGCTGGTACCGGTGCGGGACATGGCGCCGGGCGGACCGACTGTGGTGGCGGGGCCGGCGCCGGCCGCGGAGGGGGTAGCCATGTCGGTGGCGGTGGCCGAGGGGTGGCTGCCGTCCATCAGGACCCCCGCGGCGGCGTCTCGACGATGACGTTGGTGGCCTTGACCACCGCCGTGGCGAGGCTGCCCGGCTCGAGGCCGAGCTCGGCCGCGGCCTCGCTGCTCATCAGCGAGACGACCCGGTACGGCCCGCACTGGAGCTCCACCTGGGCCATCACCGTGTCGGTGACGACGCGAGTGACGAGCCCGGTGAACCGGTTCCGGGCCGAGCGGCCCACGCCGTCGGCCGCCGGCGCGGCGGCCCGGGCGGCCAGCCGCTGGGCGTGCGCGGCGAGGTCGGCGCCGTCGACCACCTTCCGGCCCGACCCGTCGGTGGTCGACTCCAGCGTGCCCTCGTCCACCCACCGGCGGACGGTGTCGTCGCTGACCCCGAGGAGCCGGCCCGCCTCGCGGATCCGATACTGCGGCATAGCAGGAAGCATAGAGCCGCACGCGCGGCGGTCGAGCCCGATAAGCACCCGGACCGCGGAGAGGCCAGAGAGCGCGCCCCGCACGGCCGGGCCGACGCGGCGGCACGGCCATGCCGTCGCGGCGGCACGGCCGTGTCGGTCCCAGCCCATAGAGTCGTGCGGGTGAGCGTGCTGCACAGCGCGCTGGCCGCGCAGCGGCTGATCGCGGAGAGCCCGGCCTGGTCGCTGCTGCGCGCCCAGCACGCCGGACCCATGGTTGCCATCCTCGGCGCGCACCTGGCGGGCGAGGACAAGCGCCTGCCCGCCCCGGTGCTCTTCGAGCGGGTGGAGGAGGACCTGGCGTTGCTGCGCGACCACGGCCTGGACCTCCCGCAGACCGCCCAGGCCTACTGCGCCGCCTGGCGCGAGGCCGGCTTCCTCATCCGCCGCGCCGCCGAGGGCGCCCGGGACGAGACCTTCGAGCTGTCCGAGGGCGCGCTGACCGCCATCCGGTTCGTCAACCAGCTCGCCGCACCCCGCCAGAGCGTCACCGAGTCCCGGCTGTCCCTCATCCTCGAGCGGGTCCGGGCCCTCGCCGTCGAGACCGACCCCGACGCCACCTCCCGGCTCGCCGCGCTCCGGGAGCAGCGGGACCGCCTGGACGCCGAGATCGAGCGGGTGGCCGCCGGGGACTTCGAGGTGCTGCCCGCCGACCGGGCCATGGAGCGGGTGCTGGACATCCTCGGGCTGGCCGCGGAGATCCCGGCGGACTTCGCCCGGGTGCGGGCCGAGATGGAGCAGATCAACCGGTCGTTGCGGGAGCGGCTGATCGAGCAGGCCGAGACCCGCGGCGCGGTGCTGGAGGACATCTTCCGCGGCGTGGACCACCTCGCCGAGTCCGACGCCGGCCGCAGCTTCAACGGGTTCTACTCCCTGGTCCTGGACGCGGAGCGGGCGACGGCGTTCGAGGACGACGTCGCCAACGTCCTGGAGCGGGCCTTCGCCGACGGGCTCACAGCCGAGCAGGCCCGGGTGCTGCGCCGGATGCTGCCCGCCCTGCAGGACAGCAGCGGCGAGATCCACGACGTCATGACGGCGTTCAGCCGGTCCCTGCGCCGGTTCGTGCAGAGCCAGCAGTTCCAGGAGGACCGCCGGATCAACACCCTGCTGCGCCAGGCGCTGGGCGAGGCCATGCGGCTGTCCGAGGAGGTCCCGCCCTTCCGCCGCACCTCCCTGACCCTGGACCTCAGCGCGGTGCCGCTGGACTCCGTCGCCGTGCTGCGCCCGCACAACCCGGCCGACTCCGAGACCGTCGAGGACGTCACCGCCCGGGAAGCCCCGCCGGTCGACGTCGCCCGGCTCCGCGAGCTCGCCCGCGCCTCGGAGATCGACCTCAAGGAGCTCACCCGCAACGTCAACGACGTGCTCCGGCGCCGCGGTCCGGTCACCATCGGGGAGGTCCTCGCCGAGCACCCCGCCACCCAGGGGGTGGCCAGCGTCGTCGGGCTGCTGGTGCTGGCCGAGCAGCACGGCGCGGCGCTGACCGGCGCCGAGACCGTGCGGTGGGTTTCCGGCACCGGGGTGCCGCGCGTCGGGTCCGTCCCGCTGCACCTGTTCGAGGAGGCGGTTCCGTGACCGAGACCGACGGCGCCGACGTCACCGACGCGGGCCTCACCGGTCCCGGCCTCACCGACGCCGGCGAGGGCGTCCTCGCCGATCAGGCACCGGCCGACGGCGGCCTGTGGCCCGGTGACACCGGGACGCTGCGGGAGCCCTCGCGCCGCGCCCTCGTCCAGCTGCTCCGCGGGCCCTACGTCTCCGCCGACCGGCAGGGCCACCTGTGGCGCGCCGTCCTGAACGACGAGGCGGCCATCCGCTCCCGCCTCGCCGACGTCTTCCTCGACCTCGTCGTCGACACCGAGGCGCAGGTGGCGTTCGTCCGCAACGCCGACACCGGCGGCCTCGACGCCCCGCGGGTGGTCCGGTCCGCGCCGATGACGTTCATGGACACCGCGCTGGTGCTGCACCTGCGCCAGCTGCTGCTCCAGTCCGCCGGGAGCGAGCGGGTCATCGTCGGCCAGGACGAGGTCAGCGACCAGCTCCAGGTCTACCGCGGCCGGGACAACGCCGACCCGGCCATGTTCGGCAAGCGGATCAACGCCTCCTGGCGCAAGCTCGAGCAGTACGGCATCCTCGCCCGGACCAGCACCGAGGGGCGCTACGAGATCTCCCCGGTCCTGCGGCTGGTCTTCGGCGCCGAGGAGATCGCCGCCGTCCAGGCCGAGTACGCGCGGCTGGCCGACGGCGGCCGAACCCCGGGCAGCACCGGGTCACCGGCCGGGCCGACCACCGACGACGCCGCGGGCGACGACGGCGGGGTCGACCCTGGCACCGACGACGTCGCGAGCGACGGCGTCCGGTCGGCTGTCACGGGCGCGGCGATCGGCGATGTCGGTGGCACGTCCCATGATGGGCCGAGACCGGCACCGGACGAGGACGGGACGCCGGCACCGGGCGAGGACGGGACGCCGGTTCCCGGCGAGGACGAGGGAGAGACGTGAGCACCGACGTCGTGGAGCACCCGGGCCAGTGGCGGCTGGACCGCATCGAGCTGGTCAACTGGGGCACGTTCGACGGCCACCACCGCCTCGACCTCGCCCGCAAGGGCTTCCTGCTCACCGGCGCCTCCGGGTCGGGCAAGTCCTCCCTGGTCGACGCCGTCGCCGCCGTCCTCGTCCCGCGCGGCAAGCTCCGGTTCAACGCCGCCGCGGCCGACGGCGCGAGCCGGCGGGCGGACCGGACCACCGCCAGCTACGTCCGCGGGGCATGGCGGCGCCAGGCGGACGAGGAGACCGGCGAGATCGTCAGCGAGTACCTCCGCCCGGGCGCCACCTGGAGCGGGATCCTGCTGCGCTACGCCGACGGCCGTGGACGGACGGTGAGCCTGGTCAAGCTCTACCACCTGCGCCGCGGGGCGAACACGCCGGCCGAGGCCACCGAGCTGAACGTGCTGCTCCAGGAGGACGTCGACCTCCTGGACTTCCAGGCCTTCGCCCGCAACGGGCTGGACGTGCGCCGGATCAAGGCGCACTGGCCGCAGGCCACGGTCACCGACAAGCACTCCACCTTCGCCGCCCGGTTCTGCCGGATCCTGGGGATCGCCGGGGAGAACGCCCTGGTCCTGCTGCACAAGACCCAGTCCGCCAAGAGCCTGGAGAACCTCGACGACCTCTTCCGCAGCTTCATGCTCGACGAGCCGCGCACCCGGAAGATGGCCGAGACCGCCGTCGAGCAGTTCGCCGAGCTCTCCCAGGCGCACACCCTCGTCGTCGAGGCGCGCCAGCAGGTCGACCACCTCGCCGCGCTCGAGCCGCAGGCCCGCGCCTACGACGAGCACATCGAAGCCGCCGCGGCCGCCGAGCGCCTCTCCGCCGCCCTGGAGCCGTTCAAGAACGCCTGGAAGCTCGACCTGGCCGAGCAGGAGCGCAGCACCGCCGAGTCCGAGCTGCGCACCGCCGAGCACGGCCTCGCTGCCGCCGAGGCCACCACCGCCGACGCCGACACCGCCCTGGACCAGGCCCGCCGGCTGGTCGCCGAGCGCGGCGGGGACGCCCTGGCGGTGCAGAAGAAGCAGGTCGAGCTCGACGCCCAGCACCTGGCCGCCGTGCGCAAGGGCCGGGCCGAGCTCGCCGAGGACCTGACCGCCGTCGGCATCGCCCTGCCGGAGACCTTCGCCGAGTACGAGGAGCTGCGGGCCACCGCCCGCACCGAGCTCGCCGGGCTGGCCCGCGCCCAGGACCAGGCCCGCGAGCAGGTCGGCGCCCTGTACGAGACCCGCGCCGAGGTCCAGACCCGGCTCGCCGCCGTCGCGGAGGAGCTGACCGCCCTCAAGGGCGTGCGGTCCAACCTCGACGCCCGCCTGCTGCAGGCC contains:
- a CDS encoding DUF3375 domain-containing protein, whose amino-acid sequence is MSVLHSALAAQRLIAESPAWSLLRAQHAGPMVAILGAHLAGEDKRLPAPVLFERVEEDLALLRDHGLDLPQTAQAYCAAWREAGFLIRRAAEGARDETFELSEGALTAIRFVNQLAAPRQSVTESRLSLILERVRALAVETDPDATSRLAALREQRDRLDAEIERVAAGDFEVLPADRAMERVLDILGLAAEIPADFARVRAEMEQINRSLRERLIEQAETRGAVLEDIFRGVDHLAESDAGRSFNGFYSLVLDAERATAFEDDVANVLERAFADGLTAEQARVLRRMLPALQDSSGEIHDVMTAFSRSLRRFVQSQQFQEDRRINTLLRQALGEAMRLSEEVPPFRRTSLTLDLSAVPLDSVAVLRPHNPADSETVEDVTAREAPPVDVARLRELARASEIDLKELTRNVNDVLRRRGPVTIGEVLAEHPATQGVASVVGLLVLAEQHGAALTGAETVRWVSGTGVPRVGSVPLHLFEEAVP
- the modA gene encoding molybdate ABC transporter substrate-binding protein, whose translation is MATPSAAGAGPATTVGPPGAMSRTGTSTSTSTSGRRLVRGRLVAAAALALLPALAACGGSAADPGTGAADWTAGTPAGTATEAAGESPSGELTVFAAASLTRVFTDIAETLEAQHPGVRVTFSFAGSADLVAQVGAGAPADVLATADETTMADAVAAGVVAAEPTIFAENVLTLVVPPGNPAGVTGLDASLDEAHLVVCAPQVPCGAATAQLADRAGVTLAPVSEESSVTDVLGKVTAGQADAGLVYTTDATAAGDAVEVIAVPGAAEVVNRYPLAVLADAEDPGLARLWVETVTGEQGRQVLADAGFRLP
- a CDS encoding ABC transporter permease, translated to MGLLLLAVPVLGMLARVPWTRLPALLTSEASLAALALSLRTSAAATVLVVVLGVPLALVLARTRLPGRRVLRTLVLLPLVLPPVVSGLALLTTLGRRGLLGGHLEALGIDIAFTTAAVVLAQTFVSLPFLVISLEGAVRTAGRRHEEVAATLGARPTTVLRRVTLPLLAPALASGTALAFARALGEFGATLTFAGSLQGVTRTLPLEIYLQRETDPDAALALSVLLIAVAAVMVLMTQRGRAAAVR
- a CDS encoding DUF4194 domain-containing protein; protein product: MTETDGADVTDAGLTGPGLTDAGEGVLADQAPADGGLWPGDTGTLREPSRRALVQLLRGPYVSADRQGHLWRAVLNDEAAIRSRLADVFLDLVVDTEAQVAFVRNADTGGLDAPRVVRSAPMTFMDTALVLHLRQLLLQSAGSERVIVGQDEVSDQLQVYRGRDNADPAMFGKRINASWRKLEQYGILARTSTEGRYEISPVLRLVFGAEEIAAVQAEYARLADGGRTPGSTGSPAGPTTDDAAGDDGGVDPGTDDVASDGVRSAVTGAAIGDVGGTSHDGPRPAPDEDGTPAPGEDGTPVPGEDEGET
- a CDS encoding molybdopterin-binding protein, with amino-acid sequence MPQYRIREAGRLLGVSDDTVRRWVDEGTLESTTDGSGRKVVDGADLAAHAQRLAARAAAPAADGVGRSARNRFTGLVTRVVTDTVMAQVELQCGPYRVVSLMSSEAAAELGLEPGSLATAVVKATNVIVETPPRGS
- a CDS encoding sulfate/molybdate ABC transporter ATP-binding protein; protein product: MHAAVADRDVRLDVDLPAGQVLGVLGANGAGKSTLLALAAGLLRPTAGAVTIAGRVVADARTWLPPHGRRVSLLAQEPLLFPHLTALENVAFGPRATGAGRRAAAALARERLAQVGAAELAGRRPGQLSGGQAQRVALARALAPDPAVVLLDEPLSALDVEAAAAMRQLLREVLRAARRTAVLVTHDLLDVLAVADAVVVLEHGAVVEEGSTLEVLTRPRSGFAASLAGVNLLPGRLRPDGAVIVPPAAPVRAGTPTAGPELVLHGLVDPACRAGAAVAASVAPRAVSVHRDPPGGSPRNTVPVTVLGLEQQGELVRVRTVTDGGHRLAADITPTSVAGLGLAPGMRVLLAVKAAEVAVYPA